The DNA sequence GTTTCTTCTCACTGTCCCCCAACCACCACTAATCAATATCTGTGGCCTAGATGAGAGGCCTAATCTGCCCCTTGCGTCGCCCCCTACCTCCATCAACCCCGGCGCCCCAATGGCTGCATTGTAACTGTATCGTCCCTATAGAATCCCGTAATCAGATCGCTGTCACTGGACATATCGCATATGTACCTCGGGCCtaactcacacgcacacacacacacacacacacacacacacacacacacacacacacacacacacacacacacacacacacacacacacacacacacacacacacacacacacacacacacacacacacacacacacacacgcggccCCGTTTTCTAGGCTCTCAAGACGGGGTCAACTAGGGTCAGAGTAAATACTACTGCTCTTTGCGAATTAGGTGAAATCATGGTACATGCTCCAGTGTTCGTAGACAGTGTGAAATAGGACATAGTAGGTCACGCACAATaggtctggtcaaaaagagtatgacattgttgccgcccataGCATTGAATGAAAGGGAAGCCAACAAGCATTTGGCATCCCTtgataaaaaatattaaataatagccaatcagtgttgagctTAACTGAGTGAGcccaactgtgaatggtcctggcgcaccaacaaaaaagtgtcaagggaagccagtttggatttggattcacacaatcacatcacaagccaaacgtcattgacagaaacaacttcaATTCTTGTATCTTGTTGTGTTGTTATCCTCTGGTGGCGGGCTAACTAGCTAAAATTGGCTCTTTCCTGGATGAGAGATAGGGATTTgcacttgtggttttacttaattctctgtaccgGCCAATGACTATaatggcgattctgatccaaccattaaattcatacattgtgcccctgacCTGAGAGGAccgaagttcaatatgtagctagttGTAGTCGGCCAACGTTAACAAGCTGACTAATTGTTGCCCAAGAAAGGAAgctaggctagcgagcaagcattttagccagttAGCCTAAGACCAcaactaaaagtgtgtactgtatgacagagtgatagaccgttttggcaacatgaaagagaggaggatggcattggtgtttttctacaagtagggtgagtcaacatgtatttttctacttaaacccccccccccccccacacacacacacacacacagaaatcagtaccttggacagccacatgatatttagtTTAGGTCTATTGGACtcaattgtttttggtatcttttagttgtcactgtattagactaagcagaggtgatttgatgacgttgaaatgttgaagttgaaatggtgctggaatagtggaggcagctcctgtttcaAGGCAACTTGcggttctaaatcaatagctgtttagtggtccgaaaatgtcagaaacattaacgCGATTGACCATGTCGTAGGTCATGTAACGGTTTGTTACATGCAATGTGCTTCCTGGAATccaccggacagatgttgcttTCCCGTTTTGTggtgaaacaaaggtgtggttaaatgtattctgccactgtgttcttattTTTTctgccttaggcctatatatcagagtggcaaggcatatgaactaaccgGCTATAGAGCAAACAtcgcaattattattattacacatGGGTTGTAATATGGCATTTTTTCCTGActtcctcagtgattttaccAACTCACCACTACTGTATGTTATTTGATTTCCTTAAACAGGTTATGATGGAGGTACACTACATGGTCAGAAGTATGTGAGCACCagggggcctcccaagtggcacagtggtctaaggcaagagatcctggttcgagtccaggctctgtcgcagccggccacgactgggagacccatggggcttggcattgcgcatggtgatcttaggcttgtgagcagctgctcggctatggaaatccatttcacgaagctcccgacgaacagttcttgtgctgacggtTGCTTCCAGAAGTATTTTTTTAACTCAGTAGTgattgttgcaaccgaggacagacgttttttacgcgctacgtgcttcagcactcggcggtcccattctgtgagcttgtgcggcctcccactttgcagctgagcctttgttgctcctagaagtttccacttcacaataacagcacttgcagttgacaggggaagctctagtagggcagacattttacaaactgacttgttggaaaggtggcatcctatgagggtgccacattgaaagccaCTGAGCACTTCAGTAAGTCCATTCTACTACCAATATTTGTATATGGTGatagcatggctgtgtgctcgatattATACACATGTGagaaacaggtgtggctgaaatagccgaatccattcatttgaatgggtgtccacatacttttgtatatatagtgtatctatgCTAACGTAGCTCCCTAACCCTGTTTCCCAAtcggctgtgtatgtgtgtcatccACCAATTACATACAGTCATCCTCCCAAACAAGTTCAAGTGAACGTCAACAACAGGGCTTTCTGTGACACAAACCAAAGAATCCCTGTAGGGAGAACCCTATAAAAATATCACCTCGCTATACCAACAACCACCACCCCCAGCGAATTGTACCTTCCCAGCCCTGGGTGTGATTTGTGTTTGTTATCATTGTGGACAAAGGGACTGTAAAGCCTGTCTCATGTTTGATGAGTctcatattcacacacacctgcCGTGCAAAAACAAACAGGGCTGGGGATTCAGGAGAATGTCATTATTTAGGAACCTAATCtgtattttttatataaatgGAATCTTATTGAAGGATCCAGACATTTTTCACTTGGTTTGGAGAAACTTACCTCACCAGCGAATTCACTTCCTGAGCCTCACTCTGGAGTTCCCGGGTATCAAAAAACATTAACAAAGACTCCAAAAACATCCAAATGCATCCTTTTACAAACAGAaaagctctcagtatagtgatgcaggtgTTGTACACGTGAAGTTGTGTCATTCTCACTTCTTCCTGGATGTTTTTGGAGTCTTTGTTCATGTTTTTTGAACGCCCTGGATCCCTAGAATAAGGTTCAGGAAGTTCATCGGAATTGAAATGGCAAAAACAAAAGTGTTTGGACAGATTAGGTTCCTAAATAATGAAATATTGAAATTGGGAGCTGGGTGTTGTTGAGGAAAGGTAGCTCTAGTGACATCTGAGGCATCTATAAGGTAATCTGGCTGGTAGCGTGGCACGCCCCCACACTGGTGAGTCATGGGAGAGGCACGCATAAAGTCAGGAGTGAAAAGGAGATACTCTGGCCTGCCTTCCAACTATGTCTGAGTGGGCAGGTGGTATAGGACTATGCTGAGTATAGCATGCCAATTGAAGTTATGAATTTAAATTAAATTCATAAATAAAGTTTGCACTTGTTGTCTATCGGAATTTCGATTTTCCTGTTTTTATTTTCGTTCACATTTTTCCTGAATAGAATTGACATTTACCCCAACCCTGAATGACTGGATATTATTAGTCACTCTAAGCCAGAGACAGTATGTCTTCATTCTGAGATTCCACACGCCTTATCAGGAGTCTCAATCGAAGCTGTTGGGCAACAATCCTAGATTTACACGCTCAAAGACTGCCAACTGTTTTCGCCCTGTTAACAGAATATCACAGTAAGAAAATGGTACAGGCCTAGAAAGAATATACACAGTGTGTATGTTtgattgaaaaaaaaataaaaccatTATTTTAAATTGGATTAATTCAAAGAACCATTCCCTAACACGCACGTCTTCACATTTACACCTGATTGCTGTCCAATGTCTATAAACCTTTCATTCTAATCATTTTACCGACTGACATCAATAGAAGTAATTTGGTCCTAAGGCTCTACTCTGATTCTGGAGTGGCGGTGGCTTTGCCTTTCAAGCGTCTCCCAATCTGCATTCTTTGTGTTTGTGTAACGCACGGCAATGCAACCATAAGCTATAATTAACAAGAGACATCTGCATTACGGAACACGTCTGTTGGAGGCTTGGTGCTTACAGTGAATTCAGAAACTATTCAGTTaatttccctttttccacattttgtcacgttacagtCTATTTCTCTAATGGATTAAggacatcaatctacacacaataccgcataatgacaaagcgaaaaacagaaataccttatttacataagaattcagaccctttgctataagactcgaaattgagctcaggtgcatcctgtttccattgatcatccttgagatgtttctacaacttgagtggagtccacctgtagtaaattaaattgattggacatgatttggaaaggcacactgtctatataaggtcccacagttgacagtgtatgtcagagcaaaaaccaagccatagggtcgaaggaattgtccgtagagctcagagacaagattgtgtcgaggcacagatctggggaagggtaccaaacatttctgcagcgttgaaggtccccaagagcacagtggcctccatcattcttaagtggaagaagttaggaacctccaagactcttcctagggctggatgcccgggccaaactgagcaatcgggggagaagggccttggtcagggaggtgaacaaaaacccagtggtcactctgaaagagctccagagttcctctgtggagatggaagaacctttcagaaggacaaccatctctgcagcactccaccaatcaggcctttctggTAGTAGCCAGatggaatccactcctcagtaaaaggcacttggagtttgccaaaagacacctaaaggactctcagaccatgagaaactattttctctggtctgatgaaaccatccctacagtgaagcatgttggtcgaagcatcatgctgttgggatgtttttcagctgcagagaCTGGAAGacttgtcaggattgagggaagatgaatggagcaaagtacagagagatccttgatgaaactcggctccagagcgctcaggacctcatgttcacgttccaacaggacaacgaccctaagcacacagcaaagacaatgcaggagagtattcaggacaagtctctgaatgtccttgagtggccaagccagagctcggacttgaacccgatcgatcgaacatctctggagaaacctgaaaatagctgtgcagcgacgcttcccatccaacctgacagagcttgagaggatctgcagaaaagaatgggagaaactccccaaatacaggtgtgtcaagcttgtagtgacatacccaagaagactcgaggctgtaattgttgccaaaggtgcttcaacaaagtactgagtaaagggtctgaatacttatataaatgtgatatttcagttttttattgttttatacatttgcaaacatttctaaaacctgtttttgctttgtcattatggggtattgtgtgtagattgattagggggaAAAAGCTATTTAGAATAaggacgtaacaaaatgtggcaaaagtcaaggggtctgaatactttgcgaacGCACTGAATATCCACCCAGGAAGGGTaggactagagagagaacagaaaatgTCAAATTAAATGTTTGGTTTATTGACTGAGGGCTGTCTATCAGTCAGTTTGGGCCATTGTGAGTGTGAGTGGctggacaggagagaagagagggttggTTGGATGGATGGCTCTCAGAGGGTCAGCCCCAAAGCCCTGACCCCAGGAGGATTTGATGCCATTTTCCCACGCAGGGAGCCGACCTGAGAGGAGCTTGTTTTCAACATCTGCCCCAGTTCAGAAAGATTAACCCCCACCACATTGCCCCAACCCCCACACctccatacacatacacacacagactgacacacacaaacacactcctctGCTGGCTGTCAGTCTTGCCGGACCCACACGAGTGTCACCACTCCGGACAGGTCTGCCCCAAGCTGGACATACAGGGCGCTCCAGGCCAGGCCAGCTGAGATCAGAAGGAAGGGCCTCCTGGAGATCCCAGCCATAGCAGATCAATGCCAATACATCCTAAGTCTGCTTCTGAACTGGAATGGAGCCTGATAGACAGACTAAGTCTAACATCTCATTTGAGTTTCTGTCTCACTGCAACTGTCACCTACACTATATGGCACAAATCAGTCTTAACCCATTTTCCATGTTGGATGACGCACGTAGTGACTGTTTGAAGAGTAAGAGCTTGATTTAAGTATGTAAAAGTGTGTTCATTTTTGGAACGAGGTGTGTCCTGATATAGACTTGCTGAGCAGGTTCAGGCCACATAGTAGGCGTGTGATGTCACCAACATCAGTCAGTGGGCCTGTCACAGACTTAAGTAAGAATTACTTTTCCATTTATGACATTGATGTAGATGGAACCCTCTAAAACACCTACTCATATTCCCTCACAACACCTAGTGAACATACTAGGACGCCCATATAAGTGTGTCATGACTTGTCACAACTGAATGAAAAGACAACAGGAAAAACTGATAGAAATTCAAATTTGACACTGAAGCTCTGTAATACAAAAATGTTATACATGTACGTAAGTGGAAGAGAATAAAAAAAATGCCCAGAAAAAAAATGATATCAAGCAtgacgacacacacacaaacagttaaaCACGCATTAACAAAACCAGCACAAGCACCACACAGCAGCAAATAGAATCCTCTGGGAATCTGCTGAATCCGTGTTCTACAGGGTATAATTAGGTTCGTTTTGGAGAGGGGGGTTAAACAAACAGGCCCAGTGAGGTCATAGGCAGATGGAAGTGGGGATATGCCCGCACTTGCTGAGTGTGCACAGTGCTCCACATGACAGGCCCTGAGAGAGGCCCTGTGGGCGATCAGCGGGCAGGGGGGTGTGGGGGGGCTGACGGTGGCCAACAGCACACCAACAATGTTCTCACTGCCAGGACATTCACACCCAATCAATAGATCAGGGTTTGGCTACTTACTGTACTGTTTACGGTTTTCCAAGATCTCATTTCAGAACTAAATCAGGATTAGCCATGTTATAAGTGTCCTTGGGGGAAACAATACGGATAAAAGTTTGGCTACTTGGCTACATGTACTGTATACGGTTTTCAAAGAACTCAGATGGGAAAACAATGCATTACACCCAAATGCACCAGAAAAACTTTGATAACTCTTACATCAAATGCAGAAGTAGAACTTTGATAACTCTTGCATCATGTTTCCTGTAGGGCCTTGCTATCCAAATGGAAAAGTACCATAGAACTGAACCCTCCCCGGTTATCAAACAAACTATGAGGGCTGGAAGCCACTCCGCTCGGGGATCACATACCAACTGACTGATCTAGCACATTTTGACAGATGGAACAGAACCACCATTCTCTCTGACTCCGGCTCAGTGCAAACACCTCTGACATGGCCGACCGGGGAGGGAAAAGCTGCTTAATTGCAAAAAAATTACTTGGAGAGGGTGATTAGCTGACGGGCGGCCGCTGGCGCACTAGAGTGATTTAAGACCCTTTCAGTGAATGCAGGGAGGTCTGGATAATCTTTCCCTCCACAAAGGTGTGTGGGGCTAATCCAGGCCGCTTTGCTGAGCTGTGGATCAAATCCCACAGGGAGTGTGGGAAGGCCAGCGGGACAGCCAACGCTCCAGCCATCTTGGTGTCCAGAGTGGCGTATCCCAGGGTGCTTTGCACCAGTATAGACCTGCCTGCTTGCTCCATACCTCTGCTGTAAGGGTGTTGGACAGAAGGAGTGTACTGGAATGCCAAGAAACATGGTCTcagattgttgtgtgtgtgtgtgtgtgtgtgtgtgtgtgtgtgtgtgtgtgtgtgtgtgtgtgtgtgtgtgtgtgtgtgtgtgtgtgttataaagagTAAGGAATTACATCCAAATGGACTCAATTCTTTCTTTAAGTATCTTACTTCCTAACAGCAGCAATAACTAAGCAGAAACCTGAAAGAAACATTTTCTGTGTATGAGTCGGTTTCATATTCAAGCGTTATATGCAGTTTGTCAAGTCACATTCAAAACAAGGATGACTAATTAAATTACATAATATTTAAATGATTTAATCTAATACTTTTCAGCTTTTTAATATTCTGACAAAAAAAGATTATAAAAAGAATTGTGTCTGGAAATGAATTATTTCAAAAAGCTTAATGAAGATTATACTTTGTCAATAAAATGTGTAGACCTATGAATTCCTACATGAATTGTATGTTTGCTTGTTAATTAATTTATTCTAAACATATtgactaatatatgcatattcacACTCATTATCCAACCAATTGAACATGTTGGTGACCGTGTGCAACAAAGGAATGGGTTTACAGGTATAGGCCTATATCCACATTTGTATCTGCTACTattgtaggggagagtggggtaagttgagcaccCCTTGTTTCTTGGAAACCATACAGGAAGTTAAtcatgtgaccaaatatttaggaagaagTCATCATTTTATGAAgtctgaaggaagaaaccacatggaaaaagttgGTAAGAAACTAGTTAAACTATTGATTAAAGCGGTCCAATAGGCCTAGAAGTAAGAAGTTAAATCCGGGAGAGAGTAAATTAAACAATTTCCCTAAGTATGGAAAAATGTCAGTAATAACTTGGAATGGTTAGGCATACTTTTTATAGGCCCATTATCTTTTACATTGAGATATTTAAAAGGTGCAGCGTTGTTTTCCTATGTCCCAACAAAATTGTACAAGTTAGTAGGCTAGGCATTGATACCCCTGATTTAGGAATGTACTCCGCAACCAAAATTAATTAAAATAGGCCTGTATTTAGATAATTGGAAGAGATTAAGCTAGTCATTAAATTTAACAGAATTATCCAAAATATTGGGCTACACGCTACTTTAGACCTAGATTTCACATTGAGTACAGTAGGCCTATTTGAGGAAAACTTGAGTCATAGACTGCGTTCATCCAGCATGTTTGAGTTTATTAGTCACACCCATCTTCTAAGATAAATCACTCGCTGTTCAATGTTATGCTCATTTCATTCTGTGAGGCGGCATCTCCGAGGATACCTGACAGATTTCACCCATCAAACTCACGTCATATCCCCTATAGACAAGTACAACACAGGTGGCTCATTCCCCCACACAATCACCAAAAAAACATAGGAGTCTGTAATCTTGTTTGGTACAAATTTATTAATCATTTAAAGAATAGTAGAAACGTCAGTATTAAATAAAACCTCTTGGCCCATGATATGGGTTAACCTGACACTGTCAAAACATCACAGAAAGGGAAATTgtcacaaaacaacaaaaaaaaatggaaCATGACGTAGGCCTACAGAGGGTTCACAAGCTTAAAAAAACAACGTACTATAAATAAACTTGCGCTTGCGACCCGCACAGTCTTACATTTCATTAAAACCTAGGTCATAAAGAAAAAGACTACAAAGATTGACACAGCCGACACAAACGGACATTCTACAAATTAAGTGTAAACATTTATGATCCAACTCTCCATCCAGCTTTTCTGAAATACAATGGCGTCTTCATGAGGCCATATGCCTTTTTCATAGAGAAAAAAAAATGGCATTAAAATATAGAAGTCCATTTCTCCTACAGAATTTGATTGCGTATACTCATGATAAAAGACTCTTTGCAATGCAATTTACTCTGGTGGGCTCAACATTCAACTTCAGTCCAGGATATGTaagttttaaaaatgcttttaaCATGGACAACTCattgagataaaaaataaaatttcattgttttaaacaaaactACTGAACGTCGACTCTTTTTAGCAATCAAAATGTTCAAGTATCCGAAGTACTTAAGTTTAGTCATTTTTTCAAATGTGGGTTAGGGGTAGCGTTCCGTTCACGCCAGTCCCCGCGGTCTGATAGTGCGGATGTACACTGTGTAACCGACTGGTCTGAAGGGACGAGTGATCCGCGCCGTCTCCACCCGGAGGCAGGTACATGCTGATCATATCCCTCAGATCCCCCAAACACGCTCGCTGGGAGTGGGAGGTAATTGCCGGTGGAGGTGAGCTCGGCTCGGTCTTGCACACGGATGCCATGGAGCCCAAGCCCATGGCGTTGGAGGTCTGCTGCGTGTATGCTGGGGACATGCTGTACGTGGACGCTGCGTTCATGTAGGTCTGCGCCGAGGACATCATGGGGTACTGGAGCCCTGCCATCTCATACCGGTGCATCTGCTGGATCTGAGGGCTGTTCATGCTGTGATGCGGAGGGTAGGCCAACTGGTCCTGCATGAGGGAGTACGCACTGTTTGTCCAGCCATTCATGTGTGCATAACTGTCCATCCGCTGTCCCACCGAGACGCCGTTGTTAACAGCGTTGGCACCTGGCGCTAGAAGTCCTCCTGGCAAAGAATACTTGTCTTTCTTGAGCAGGGTTTTGGTCTTCCTGCGGGGACGGTATTTGTAATCCGGATGCTCCTTCATGTGCATGGCGCGCAGACGCTTGGCCTCGTCGATGAAGGGTCTCTTCTCTGCGTCGGTCAAAAGTTTCCAGTCTGCACCGAGCCGCTTGCTGATCTCAGAGTTGTGCATTTTAGGGTTCTCTTGTGCCATCTTTCTCCGCTGTCCACGGGACCACACCATGAAAGCGTTCATAGGCCTCTTCACCCGGTCCTGGTCGTTGGCACTGTTGTTCTTGTTGCCCGCAGCGGAGCCCGAATTGGACTGCGGGAGCGGGCTCTTGATCTCGGTTTCCATCATGTTATACATTCAAACGGCTTTTAAATGTAAACTCTCAGGCGCGGAAAATGTATAACAAAATGCCCTCAGACTAAAAGAGAGGTAGAAATAGTACTGACCACCAGTCTCATGTGAGGAAAAAAAGTTGTCAAAAGAAGCTTAGGTATTGCTAGTTTGCCAGGTGCTTCCAATGTCTCACTTCTCGTCAGCAAGCTCTGTTCACCACGGCTCTAAAACAGAACTCTGCAAACTTGTCCGCCAACCTCAGCTGTTATTAGTGCCTGGGCCATGTGATTTGGATTGACAGTGTAACAATGAGTGGCTCTCGACCAATCACAGCGCTCTGTTTTGGGCTGAGTTGGAGAGAGATATATTCAACTTTATACATAAAGAACATGTTATAAGGCAGTTAAATTATATTTTAGTTCATCTAAGTAATTAAAGCGTACTCTAAATGTATATCTGTATTTTGACATGTTAAAATGTAGGTTACATGCATGAAACGTTGTAGAATATGTCTGAATCCGGAGTGAAACAAAATTAATCTTAGCCTGTAACGTTTTAAAATAAAACGAATACATTTGATGGAACGGATCTCCTCGACAATTTAAATTGATCATCAAATATATTAGCCTAATAGTTCAATATATAGGTTGGAGTTTGTAAATGGTATAGACTTGTAAGTGCTTTACAATTTTGCACGTAACACTTGCATATAAAACTATTATAAATTAATTCTGGCAAACCCTGTCTATATATAGAGCAAGTGCGCCAGGCGTAACTTCTTAATTTGTAAACGGTCTTGGTAAAGAAAAAGGTGGAAATCAAATAATCCCATTCAAGTGGCGACATGGAGGCGGGGTTCCAAAAGGCCTAAATGAGTGCAAGGCAAATATCGAGGCAGAAAAGTGGTATTCTCTCCCTTCATTCATGAATTCTCTCACGTCCTTTAAATATCAAGATAATACTATTGTGCTGGACTGGCATCTATAGGATTTGAGGTTATCGTGCTCCCTCATACGGAAGGGTTTGTGTCAATACCATTTCAATTGCAGCCAATTCCAGACGCCAATCTGTTTAAAAAAAGGCCTATTGAAAATTTGTCTGATTATCATTTTCAAAGTGGAGATT is a window from the Oncorhynchus clarkii lewisi isolate Uvic-CL-2024 chromosome 14, UVic_Ocla_1.0, whole genome shotgun sequence genome containing:
- the LOC139366235 gene encoding transcription factor Sox-3, whose protein sequence is MYNMMETEIKSPLPQSNSGSAAGNKNNSANDQDRVKRPMNAFMVWSRGQRRKMAQENPKMHNSEISKRLGADWKLLTDAEKRPFIDEAKRLRAMHMKEHPDYKYRPRRKTKTLLKKDKYSLPGGLLAPGANAVNNGVSVGQRMDSYAHMNGWTNSAYSLMQDQLAYPPHHSMNSPQIQQMHRYEMAGLQYPMMSSAQTYMNAASTYSMSPAYTQQTSNAMGLGSMASVCKTEPSSPPPAITSHSQRACLGDLRDMISMYLPPGGDGADHSSLQTSRLHSVHPHYQTAGTGVNGTLPLTHI